A region of Methanocorpusculum labreanum Z DNA encodes the following proteins:
- a CDS encoding TrkH family potassium uptake protein, with translation MGYLRELPAIGRDIGSVLLLIGTATLVPIIVGCFFQEWYALPWMASSTFAMLGLGGLLHLLPKNTKPPRASLSISATAVIWALVGFLGCFPFIFAGMPLIDAAFESMSAWTGTGFSIATNIESWPKTILLWRSLMQWIGGLGIVAFTLTVASRSGLVTQNLYRSEGGSESFMPSVIATAFQMWKIYLILTLIAIIAILLTGLSLWDAVNVAFCAIATGGMTIYAAGITHFNNFALEMVLIPIMLAGALPFRLYYVVYVSRSFREILHDRILHLMVGVYLFVAAVLIVELFTAGMPLMETLRESLFMAGSVVSSTGFQNTTFAGWGLAPIIFLSIFLMIEGAQGSTSGGIKLNRLQVMLEALGWWFRKTLQSPKAVVPMRHDGKPIYGKEGETLIAKSLLMILLFVLLMLGTLIVFLHDPYFSENLAHTIYDLCSCIGNNGSSTGVVGPMMPDYAKVVMFFIMWIARLEIIPVLILIWGILRGFDTQKKSDRRD, from the coding sequence ATGGGGTATCTCAGGGAACTTCCGGCGATCGGTCGTGATATCGGGTCAGTGCTTCTGCTCATAGGCACCGCCACCCTTGTTCCGATCATCGTCGGCTGTTTCTTTCAGGAATGGTATGCTCTGCCGTGGATGGCAAGTTCCACGTTTGCAATGCTCGGACTTGGCGGCCTCTTACATTTGCTGCCGAAAAATACGAAACCCCCAAGGGCCAGCCTCTCGATCTCGGCGACGGCAGTGATCTGGGCATTGGTTGGGTTTCTCGGCTGTTTTCCCTTTATTTTTGCCGGTATGCCGCTGATCGACGCTGCATTCGAATCCATGTCGGCGTGGACGGGCACTGGATTTTCCATTGCAACGAACATCGAGAGCTGGCCAAAAACGATTCTTCTTTGGAGATCTCTGATGCAGTGGATCGGCGGCCTTGGGATCGTGGCATTCACACTGACGGTGGCAAGCCGCTCAGGACTTGTCACCCAGAATCTCTACCGGTCCGAAGGAGGGTCGGAGTCGTTCATGCCAAGCGTTATCGCAACGGCTTTTCAGATGTGGAAGATCTATCTGATTTTGACGCTGATCGCAATTATCGCAATCCTTTTGACGGGTCTTAGTCTCTGGGACGCCGTCAACGTCGCGTTCTGCGCGATCGCGACCGGAGGAATGACGATTTACGCAGCGGGAATTACGCATTTCAACAATTTTGCGCTCGAGATGGTTTTGATTCCGATCATGCTTGCCGGAGCGCTGCCGTTTCGGCTCTATTACGTGGTATATGTCAGCAGGTCGTTTCGGGAGATCCTGCACGACAGAATCCTGCATCTGATGGTCGGCGTGTACCTTTTCGTTGCCGCCGTTTTGATCGTCGAACTTTTCACTGCCGGGATGCCCCTTATGGAAACTCTGCGGGAAAGTCTCTTTATGGCCGGTTCGGTTGTGAGTTCCACCGGATTCCAGAACACGACCTTTGCCGGATGGGGGCTCGCACCGATCATATTCCTTTCAATATTCCTTATGATCGAAGGAGCCCAGGGAAGTACATCTGGAGGTATAAAACTGAATCGTCTGCAGGTTATGCTCGAAGCTTTGGGCTGGTGGTTTAGAAAAACCCTGCAGAGTCCAAAGGCCGTGGTCCCGATGCGCCATGACGGCAAACCGATCTACGGAAAAGAAGGGGAAACGCTGATCGCAAAATCCCTGCTGATGATCCTGCTGTTTGTTCTGCTTATGCTTGGAACGCTGATCGTGTTCCTGCACGACCCATATTTCTCGGAGAATCTTGCACATACGATCTATGATCTCTGCAGCTGCATTGGAAACAACGGGAGCTCGACAGGAGTCGTTGGCCCGATGATGCCTGATTATGCAAAGGTCGTGATGTTCTTTATTATGTGGATCGCGAGACTGGAAATTATTCCGGTGCTTATTCTGATCTGGGGTATCCTTCGGGGATTCGATACGCAGAAGAAATCGGATAGAAGAGACTGA
- the cfbC gene encoding Ni-sirohydrochlorin a,c-diamide reductive cyclase ATP-dependent reductase subunit: protein MRQIALYGKGGIGKSTTSANLSAAFSEMDLDVMQIGCDPKHDSTRMLMHGRWIPTVLEQMYDHKEIKSEDIIYQGFGNIRCVEAGGPEPGIGCAGRGIIATFQLLEKMDALYGDVVVYDVLGDVVCGGFAMPMRDGYAQEVYLVTSGELMSLYAANNICKAIARISERSTAKCRLGGVICNAKNMDNERELVEEFAKRIGSRLVCYIPRSKSVRAAEVNCMTVIEHDPTSEQAAVYRDCAKTILENTDLRIPTPLALEELEELARHYL, encoded by the coding sequence ATGAGACAGATCGCCCTCTATGGAAAGGGAGGTATTGGAAAATCCACTACATCGGCAAATCTTTCGGCGGCATTTTCGGAGATGGACCTGGATGTCATGCAGATCGGGTGTGACCCGAAACACGACAGCACACGGATGCTCATGCACGGACGCTGGATCCCGACCGTTCTTGAGCAGATGTATGATCATAAAGAGATCAAAAGCGAGGACATCATCTATCAGGGATTTGGAAACATCCGCTGTGTCGAGGCTGGAGGGCCGGAGCCCGGGATCGGGTGTGCAGGCAGAGGAATCATCGCAACATTCCAGCTTCTGGAAAAGATGGATGCTCTCTACGGAGACGTTGTCGTATACGATGTTCTCGGGGACGTTGTCTGCGGAGGGTTTGCGATGCCGATGCGTGACGGCTATGCGCAGGAAGTGTATCTTGTAACAAGCGGAGAGCTGATGAGTCTCTATGCTGCAAACAATATCTGCAAAGCGATCGCGAGAATATCCGAACGAAGCACGGCAAAATGCCGGCTTGGTGGAGTGATCTGCAATGCAAAGAATATGGATAACGAACGCGAACTTGTCGAGGAGTTTGCAAAAAGGATCGGATCACGCCTTGTCTGTTATATTCCACGAAGCAAATCGGTCAGAGCAGCGGAGGTGAACTGTATGACGGTCATCGAACACGATCCAACATCGGAACAGGCGGCCGTCTACCGGGACTGTGCCAAAACCATTCTGGAAAACACCGATCTTCGGATTCCGACCCCGCTTGCATTAGAGGAACTGGAAGAGCTTGCAAGACACTATCTCTGA
- a CDS encoding nitrogenase component 1, whose protein sequence is MAGCTLTGALSVACFIPGAVTVVHAPKGCAHQTFSMLHAMMNEAETKIVPEILVSGLSDKDVIFGGEDCLRQALDRAAAKDPELIIVVTSCVPETIGDDCLAVCREHACADRTIYIPTSGFLGGSAKDGENAALIGLSALAKPADPIPGTVAIIGEKNLESEVEENFAEVARLLDLLGLTVSVRFCRNADAAELQKLGTASCFILRDGRSAHAGRELGKRFGRPVIPEFPRGLSGSIAFLQETGKAAGVSSEKINEAISKETEHQKKVLAKFADLAGRDVCLGVEPFEGTLAVAKEALERLGMIESPTGIKVRLPFYLPVGVSGTVKMLHLWRRTILHG, encoded by the coding sequence ATGGCCGGGTGCACTCTTACGGGGGCCCTTTCCGTCGCCTGTTTTATCCCGGGAGCAGTAACGGTAGTGCATGCCCCCAAAGGCTGCGCCCACCAGACGTTTTCCATGCTCCATGCGATGATGAACGAAGCGGAGACGAAAATCGTTCCGGAGATTCTTGTCTCGGGGCTTTCCGACAAAGATGTCATCTTCGGCGGAGAGGATTGTCTCAGACAGGCTCTCGACCGTGCAGCAGCAAAGGATCCGGAACTGATCATCGTTGTGACCTCCTGTGTCCCGGAAACAATCGGGGACGACTGTCTGGCCGTCTGCCGGGAACATGCCTGTGCGGACCGGACCATCTATATCCCAACGTCCGGGTTTCTCGGAGGAAGTGCAAAGGACGGCGAGAATGCTGCATTGATCGGCCTTTCGGCTCTGGCAAAACCGGCGGATCCGATTCCGGGGACAGTCGCAATCATCGGTGAAAAAAATCTGGAGTCCGAGGTCGAGGAGAATTTTGCCGAGGTTGCCCGGCTGCTCGATCTTCTGGGCCTGACCGTTTCGGTCAGATTCTGCAGAAATGCCGATGCTGCAGAACTTCAAAAACTTGGAACGGCGTCCTGTTTTATTTTACGCGACGGTCGATCGGCACATGCCGGACGCGAACTTGGAAAGAGATTTGGCCGGCCGGTGATTCCCGAGTTTCCGCGGGGACTTTCCGGATCAATCGCATTCCTGCAGGAGACGGGAAAAGCCGCCGGAGTTTCTTCAGAAAAAATCAATGAGGCGATCTCGAAAGAGACCGAGCACCAGAAGAAAGTGCTCGCGAAATTTGCGGATCTTGCCGGCCGCGATGTCTGCCTCGGTGTCGAACCGTTCGAAGGAACACTCGCCGTAGCAAAAGAAGCGCTCGAAAGACTGGGGATGATCGAATCGCCGACCGGAATCAAGGTCAGGCTTCCGTTCTATCTGCCGGTCGGTGTGTCCGGGACCGTGAAGATGCTCCATCTTTGGAGGAGGACGATCCTGCATGGATGA
- a CDS encoding ABC transporter permease, whose product MNLSDYPYLKKIGKNIIIFIITMFVLSIIVFVMARLAPGDPLQAFYGDALDTMSIEEMDAARVRLGLDGPIYYQYIKWLLLALGGDFGLSLQYKMPAMDVIAPLISNTIILGLTAYILVFALAIVLAVICAKHEDTLLDKLICKIGTMSYFIPAFWLGLILILIFSVNLNWFPSSGAYDYGQAGNIANRIWHMILPLTVMIFSHIWYYAYMIRNKLLDENRKDYVLLAKIKGLTKSEILWKHSLRNIAPTIVNLMAISIPHVLGGTVIAEAVFNYPGIGNMAISAAKYHDYNLLMLLVLITGSMVIITSMCAYMINEVIDPRMKDAGGTIWEK is encoded by the coding sequence GTGAACTTGTCTGATTACCCATATCTGAAAAAAATTGGAAAAAACATCATTATATTCATAATAACGATGTTTGTACTTTCCATAATCGTCTTTGTCATGGCACGTTTGGCTCCGGGAGACCCTTTGCAGGCATTTTACGGCGATGCGCTGGATACCATGAGCATCGAAGAAATGGATGCAGCACGCGTAAGATTGGGTCTGGACGGGCCCATATATTATCAGTATATCAAATGGCTGCTCCTCGCCCTTGGAGGGGACTTCGGTCTGTCGCTCCAGTATAAAATGCCGGCGATGGACGTCATTGCACCCCTTATCAGCAACACCATTATACTCGGACTCACTGCATACATTCTCGTTTTTGCCCTCGCAATTGTACTCGCCGTCATCTGTGCAAAACACGAAGATACCCTGCTTGACAAACTAATCTGCAAAATCGGGACAATGAGCTATTTTATACCTGCCTTCTGGCTGGGTCTCATCCTCATCCTCATATTCAGTGTCAACCTCAACTGGTTCCCAAGCAGCGGAGCATACGATTATGGTCAGGCGGGTAACATCGCAAACAGAATCTGGCACATGATACTACCGCTCACCGTGATGATATTCTCCCATATCTGGTATTATGCATACATGATACGCAACAAGCTGCTGGATGAAAACAGAAAAGACTACGTCCTGCTTGCAAAAATCAAAGGTTTGACGAAATCCGAGATCCTCTGGAAACATTCTCTCAGAAACATCGCACCGACAATTGTGAATCTCATGGCGATCTCGATTCCGCATGTATTAGGCGGGACCGTGATCGCAGAAGCGGTATTTAACTACCCGGGAATAGGAAACATGGCAATAAGCGCTGCAAAATATCACGACTATAATCTCCTCATGCTTCTTGTTCTCATCACGGGATCAATGGTGATCATAACAAGTATGTGTGCATATATGATCAACGAAGTCATAGATCCCCGTATGAAAGACGCAGGAGGTACAATATGGGAGAAATAG
- a CDS encoding ABC transporter ATP-binding protein: MDSILDIEDLSVGFDTQDGEIQAVRGVSFSLKRGEILAVIGESGCGKSVLCQSILKLLPKNGHIKSGKILVDGIDITDFKEKDMKNIRGNLISMVFQDPLTTLNPTMPIGKQITEALLKHKKISKEEAKKRAIEMLELIGIDNPEQRYSLQPYFFSGGMRQRCVLAIALALEPMILFADEPTTALDVTVQAKIIDLLLDLRDKLGLSIVFISHDLGVVARIADRVAIMYAGKIVEIGNVDEVFYDPRHPYTWCLMQSHPTLAKEGEPLKCIPGIPPIMLNPPKGDMFAYRSKYAMKIDFEKMPPMFEISPTHFAATWLLDEHAPKIDPPVSLKVGEAQAE, encoded by the coding sequence ATGGACTCTATTTTAGACATCGAGGATTTATCAGTCGGTTTTGATACCCAGGACGGAGAAATTCAGGCTGTGAGAGGAGTAAGTTTCTCTCTGAAACGTGGGGAAATTCTGGCGGTAATCGGCGAATCCGGCTGCGGAAAATCTGTGCTCTGTCAAAGCATTTTGAAACTTCTTCCAAAAAACGGTCACATCAAATCCGGGAAAATACTCGTAGACGGGATTGATATCACCGATTTTAAAGAAAAAGACATGAAAAATATCAGAGGCAATCTCATCTCGATGGTTTTCCAGGATCCGCTGACCACCTTGAACCCTACAATGCCTATTGGAAAACAGATCACCGAAGCTCTTCTCAAACACAAAAAAATCAGCAAAGAAGAAGCAAAAAAGCGTGCGATAGAGATGCTTGAGCTTATTGGAATCGATAATCCCGAGCAGAGATATTCCCTGCAGCCCTATTTCTTTTCCGGAGGCATGCGTCAGAGATGTGTTCTTGCTATTGCTCTTGCATTAGAGCCGATGATTCTCTTTGCCGATGAACCAACAACTGCTCTCGATGTGACCGTCCAGGCAAAAATCATCGATCTGCTCTTAGACCTTCGTGACAAACTCGGATTGTCGATCGTGTTTATCTCTCACGATCTGGGGGTTGTCGCACGGATTGCAGACCGTGTCGCGATCATGTATGCAGGCAAAATCGTTGAAATTGGAAATGTTGATGAGGTTTTCTACGATCCAAGACACCCCTATACATGGTGCCTTATGCAGTCGCACCCAACGCTTGCAAAAGAGGGCGAACCCCTGAAATGTATCCCGGGAATACCCCCGATCATGCTGAATCCGCCAAAAGGTGATATGTTTGCCTACAGAAGCAAATACGCAATGAAAATTGATTTCGAAAAAATGCCGCCTATGTTTGAGATTTCACCCACGCATTTTGCTGCGACCTGGCTGCTTGACGAACATGCACCCAAAATCGATCCGCCGGTCTCTCTGAAGGTCGGGGAGGCACAGGCAGAATGA
- a CDS encoding ABC transporter permease, which translates to MGEIDPSAFEIVGAEYQTWEPEIKKESVSKKLRKLPWISIIVFSAILFGCIFAPLIANHNPSTYYLDSLNEPPNSDFYFGTDSLGRDLFSIIWYGGRTSLTVGFLGAAIVTLIGITYGCINGMANTRIDTLLQRVVEIFHIIPQILLTILIITILGQQNPISISFVIAVTSWFALARIVRSEVRQIRTNEYVIAAKCYGARFERLVVKHLIPNIIPAIMFVVVSGISTCITTESTLSFLGLGLPLDVLSWGSILSLSNRALLLNTWWVIVIPGIFLIVTLSCITTIANCFRKDMNKKPNRL; encoded by the coding sequence ATGGGAGAAATAGATCCTTCCGCATTTGAAATCGTTGGAGCAGAATACCAGACATGGGAACCTGAAATAAAAAAAGAATCTGTATCCAAAAAACTGAGAAAACTCCCATGGATTTCAATAATAGTATTTTCAGCGATCCTTTTTGGCTGTATCTTCGCCCCCCTGATTGCCAATCATAATCCATCCACGTATTATCTCGACAGTCTCAACGAACCGCCGAACAGTGATTTCTATTTCGGAACGGATTCTCTCGGCCGCGATCTGTTTTCAATCATCTGGTACGGCGGACGAACGTCATTGACGGTAGGATTTCTGGGTGCAGCCATTGTCACACTGATTGGCATAACCTACGGATGTATCAACGGAATGGCGAACACGAGGATCGATACGCTCCTTCAGCGTGTTGTTGAAATTTTTCATATTATCCCGCAGATCCTTCTGACCATTCTCATCATAACGATACTGGGTCAGCAGAATCCGATATCGATATCCTTTGTGATAGCCGTAACTTCGTGGTTTGCTCTCGCGAGAATTGTTAGAAGTGAAGTGCGTCAGATCCGAACCAACGAATATGTGATAGCTGCGAAATGCTACGGTGCCAGGTTCGAAAGGCTTGTTGTGAAGCATCTCATCCCTAATATTATTCCTGCAATCATGTTCGTCGTTGTATCCGGCATTAGTACGTGTATCACGACCGAATCTACCTTAAGTTTCTTAGGACTGGGTCTTCCGCTCGATGTTTTATCGTGGGGAAGCATACTGTCGCTTTCAAACCGTGCACTTCTGCTCAATACATGGTGGGTCATCGTGATTCCCGGAATATTCCTGATCGTCACGCTCTCATGCATAACAACTATCGCAAACTGTTTCAGAAAAGACATGAACAAAAAACCGAACAGGCTGTAA
- a CDS encoding class I SAM-dependent methyltransferase — protein sequence MKSDEEKKLWMEAFSTRVKNDTQLQVLDVGCGTGAMGLIFAEMGHTVEGIDLSEGMMDVGRKKAADMHLAMNFSSGDAEHPPFDDGKFDVVVNRHLLWTLPNPDKAISSWFRVLKPNGTLLVIDGVWDDGSRLNTVKKKISHKIASLVEAHPHGGKSRYSEEVSSYLPNKGGTSEEKAKEYFENAGFTNITVVNLDAITDEQRKYFSWYMKIAPKSTYYLISGKKPEST from the coding sequence ATGAAATCTGACGAAGAGAAAAAGTTGTGGATGGAAGCTTTTTCCACCAGAGTCAAAAACGATACGCAGCTTCAGGTTCTTGACGTAGGATGCGGAACTGGAGCCATGGGCCTGATTTTTGCTGAGATGGGACATACAGTTGAAGGAATTGATTTATCGGAAGGAATGATGGATGTCGGCAGAAAAAAAGCGGCCGACATGCACCTTGCGATGAACTTTTCATCGGGTGATGCAGAGCATCCTCCGTTCGATGACGGGAAATTCGACGTGGTTGTGAATCGTCATCTGCTCTGGACGCTGCCAAATCCCGACAAAGCCATTTCAAGCTGGTTCCGCGTTCTCAAACCGAATGGAACTTTACTGGTGATCGACGGAGTCTGGGATGACGGTTCCAGACTGAATACCGTAAAAAAGAAGATATCCCACAAAATTGCATCTTTAGTCGAGGCACATCCGCATGGAGGAAAGAGCCGTTACAGTGAAGAGGTGTCGTCTTATCTCCCGAACAAAGGAGGAACTTCGGAAGAAAAGGCGAAAGAATACTTTGAAAATGCCGGATTTACCAACATTACCGTCGTCAATTTGGATGCGATTACCGATGAACAGAGAAAATATTTCAGCTGGTATATGAAGATCGCGCCAAAGAGTACATACTACCTGATCTCGGGAAAAAAACCTGAATCCACATGA
- a CDS encoding ABC transporter substrate-binding protein, producing the protein MKSKKVFFGMAVCALILVCMTAGCVDTATDMSNTLVYAGEGVDSINPIFDTHGELTNVVFSGLMTYDANNQPIVDLAESYTYDDKNMTYTFKLKKGVTWHDGEPFTADDVVFTYNTMLTDAAVSSSVRSDYEDIATVTAPDDYTVVITMDKYNAAMLDYFALGILPKHLLEGKDIATDSFNQNPIGTGKYKLSDWDTAGGMIILERNTDYYGNVPNIERVIYKTVGVESTKATMLMTGEADLAWLNSNYAKQFRGKSGYTNYDFQTADYRGAAMDFRTDFWKKNGDSVGVLNYAIDKDAIVNSVLDGRGIVAFSPMQLNSYGGDTAADIYSYNLTKFAEEMEKLGWVKGSDGIYERNGQKFHFTIQTRDYEEERVDIANLMSQMLETAGVDMEVVLVTKFDWNSGYNGFLAGYATEYDPDMMYAQFTTNGSSNTMKYSNAEVDEILTQARHEANPSVRKQLYGEFEQVFAETPGVLLTAYLEGNYVGIDGLSGLNTDKLLGHHAVGVMWNIENWTLSK; encoded by the coding sequence ATGAAAAGTAAAAAAGTATTCTTTGGTATGGCTGTATGTGCGCTCATTCTCGTTTGTATGACAGCAGGCTGTGTTGACACCGCCACAGATATGAGCAACACACTTGTCTATGCAGGTGAAGGAGTTGACAGTATCAATCCGATTTTCGACACGCATGGTGAACTGACAAACGTCGTCTTCTCCGGACTGATGACCTACGATGCAAACAATCAGCCGATCGTTGATTTGGCTGAAAGTTACACCTACGATGATAAAAACATGACCTACACCTTCAAACTTAAAAAAGGTGTTACATGGCACGATGGTGAACCTTTTACGGCAGATGATGTGGTATTTACCTACAACACAATGCTGACGGACGCTGCTGTGTCGTCAAGCGTTAGAAGCGATTACGAGGATATTGCAACGGTAACTGCACCTGACGACTACACGGTCGTAATCACGATGGACAAGTACAATGCAGCTATGCTTGATTACTTTGCACTGGGCATTCTTCCAAAACATCTCCTGGAAGGAAAAGACATTGCCACAGATTCGTTCAATCAGAACCCGATTGGAACCGGCAAATACAAGCTTTCCGACTGGGACACTGCCGGCGGTATGATCATTCTTGAGAGAAACACAGATTACTACGGAAACGTCCCGAACATCGAACGTGTTATCTACAAAACAGTTGGCGTTGAAAGCACGAAAGCGACCATGCTGATGACCGGTGAAGCCGATCTTGCCTGGCTCAATTCAAACTACGCCAAACAGTTCAGAGGCAAAAGCGGCTACACGAACTATGATTTCCAGACCGCCGACTATCGCGGAGCTGCGATGGATTTCAGAACTGACTTCTGGAAGAAAAATGGCGACTCCGTAGGTGTTCTTAACTATGCGATCGACAAAGACGCTATCGTTAATAGTGTTCTTGACGGCAGAGGAATTGTAGCTTTCAGTCCTATGCAGCTCAATTCCTACGGAGGAGACACGGCAGCCGACATTTACTCATACAACCTTACGAAATTTGCCGAAGAAATGGAAAAACTCGGATGGGTAAAGGGCTCTGATGGCATTTACGAAAGAAACGGTCAGAAATTCCACTTCACCATCCAGACCAGGGACTATGAAGAGGAAAGGGTCGATATTGCAAACTTAATGTCACAGATGCTTGAAACGGCAGGTGTCGACATGGAAGTTGTACTCGTCACCAAATTCGACTGGAACTCAGGGTACAACGGATTCCTTGCAGGTTACGCCACCGAGTATGATCCGGATATGATGTATGCTCAGTTCACAACCAACGGAAGTTCAAATACCATGAAGTATTCAAACGCTGAAGTTGATGAGATTTTAACCCAGGCAAGACATGAAGCCAACCCAAGCGTGCGCAAACAGCTGTACGGTGAGTTCGAACAGGTATTTGCGGAAACTCCAGGTGTGCTGCTCACGGCATATCTCGAAGGAAACTATGTAGGTATCGACGGTCTTTCCGGGCTCAACACCGACAAACTGCTTGGTCACCACGCAGTTGGAGTTATGTGGAACATTGAAAATTGGACACTCTCCAAATAA
- a CDS encoding nitrogenase component 1, whose translation MDEGLCVNPVWPCAMTGACSVLAGFSGLNVLIHGSSGCYYYPRSLLKVPLFSTYLLESEIVFGTVERLKEVVNTLSTSKRPIAVLNTCIPALTGEDLSGAFSEEETIFVDAPGFIGSVEDGAKIAFERLGIETDASREGVNIDGVSLLDLFWRGNLHEAKRILTEMGIPTALCLAKDSYENLRKGAALHTVSVNPSYPSGVGTMLGSFLFPDLKDTCAKLADIFPNADIDPLLEEWNLADEQLFYSSDKYLRKYEPPVVAVCAQESYALFAKSMMERYFGADVPVMLARNHDAVSIPSETDLTKIAGHIAGCRPDLILGSTFEANGYPNAAFLGITPPDRSRVSIAARPIAGIEGGIMFLENVLNTLIDATSSKQKK comes from the coding sequence ATGGATGAAGGACTGTGCGTAAATCCGGTCTGGCCGTGCGCGATGACCGGGGCCTGTTCAGTGCTTGCCGGCTTCTCCGGACTGAACGTGCTGATCCACGGTTCATCCGGCTGTTATTATTATCCCCGGTCGCTGCTGAAGGTTCCTTTGTTCAGCACGTATCTTCTGGAGTCAGAGATCGTGTTCGGTACGGTCGAGCGCCTGAAAGAGGTCGTGAACACTCTTTCAACGTCGAAGCGACCGATCGCCGTTTTAAACACCTGTATCCCGGCACTCACCGGCGAAGATCTTTCGGGGGCATTTTCCGAAGAGGAGACAATTTTTGTCGATGCGCCCGGATTCATCGGGAGTGTCGAAGATGGAGCAAAGATCGCCTTTGAACGGCTGGGAATCGAAACGGATGCATCAAGGGAAGGCGTGAACATCGACGGGGTTTCCCTTCTGGATCTATTCTGGCGGGGAAATCTGCACGAAGCAAAACGGATTCTCACAGAGATGGGGATCCCGACCGCTCTGTGTCTTGCCAAAGACAGCTATGAAAATCTGCGAAAAGGAGCTGCTTTGCATACCGTCTCGGTAAACCCGTCGTATCCATCCGGCGTTGGAACGATGCTCGGCTCGTTTTTGTTCCCCGACCTGAAAGATACCTGTGCAAAACTCGCAGATATATTTCCCAACGCCGATATCGACCCGCTCCTCGAAGAGTGGAATCTTGCCGACGAGCAGCTGTTCTACTCAAGCGACAAATATCTGCGAAAATATGAACCACCGGTCGTTGCCGTATGTGCTCAGGAAAGTTACGCACTGTTTGCAAAATCGATGATGGAGCGCTACTTCGGGGCGGACGTTCCGGTGATGCTTGCACGAAACCATGATGCGGTAAGCATTCCCTCTGAAACCGATCTGACGAAGATTGCAGGGCATATTGCCGGCTGCCGGCCGGATCTTATCCTTGGATCAACGTTCGAAGCAAATGGTTATCCAAACGCTGCATTCCTCGGGATAACGCCGCCTGACAGAAGCCGGGTCTCCATAGCGGCACGACCGATTGCAGGAATAGAGGGCGGAATCATGTTTTTAGAGAACGTGCTCAATACCTTGATTGATGCAA
- a CDS encoding ATP-binding cassette domain-containing protein, whose amino-acid sequence MSDDVLLDVKNLKQYFHINKKLTINAVDDISFSIRRGEVFGIVGETGSGKSTVGRTIMGVNTLTDGEIYFKGKQISDKKIFNQNKADIQKNIQIIFQDSTAALNPHMTVEKIIAEPLVVNNILKTKEEIAAVVDEHLRLVGLSEPFKKRYPGEISGGQRQRVAIARSIAMKPDLIIADEPIASLDISIQAQIVTLLQNLQKERGFSIIFIAHDLSIIRFLSDRIAVMLKGKIVELAATKELFENPIHEYTRSLISAAPVPDPVYERNKTIIDYDTSRFDGSGRMTEVSKNHFVLI is encoded by the coding sequence ATGAGCGATGACGTTCTTCTTGACGTGAAGAATCTGAAGCAGTATTTCCACATAAACAAGAAACTCACGATCAACGCCGTGGATGACATTTCCTTTTCGATCAGAAGAGGAGAAGTCTTCGGCATTGTGGGCGAAACTGGTTCCGGCAAATCGACAGTCGGACGGACGATCATGGGTGTGAATACATTAACGGACGGAGAGATTTATTTTAAAGGAAAGCAGATTTCCGATAAAAAAATCTTCAACCAGAACAAGGCGGACATACAGAAAAATATCCAGATCATTTTCCAGGATTCAACAGCTGCTCTCAATCCCCATATGACTGTTGAAAAGATTATTGCAGAACCATTAGTTGTAAACAATATTCTCAAGACGAAAGAGGAGATTGCTGCTGTAGTTGACGAACATCTGCGGCTTGTCGGATTATCGGAACCGTTTAAAAAGCGGTATCCGGGAGAGATCTCCGGCGGACAGAGACAACGGGTAGCTATTGCACGAAGTATTGCTATGAAACCCGATCTCATCATTGCCGACGAACCAATCGCATCTCTTGATATTTCGATTCAGGCTCAGATTGTCACGCTGCTTCAGAATTTGCAAAAGGAGCGGGGATTTTCAATTATTTTTATTGCACACGACCTCTCCATCATCAGGTTTCTTTCAGACAGGATTGCAGTTATGCTGAAAGGAAAGATCGTGGAACTGGCAGCTACAAAGGAACTGTTTGAAAATCCTATACATGAGTATACGCGTTCTCTTATATCAGCGGCACCGGTTCCCGATCCGGTATATGAGAGAAATAAGACCATTATTGATTATGATACTTCACGGTTTGACGGCAGCGGCAGGATGACTGAAGTTTCAAAAAACCATTTCGTTCTTATCTAA